The following are encoded together in the Oreochromis aureus strain Israel breed Guangdong linkage group 18, ZZ_aureus, whole genome shotgun sequence genome:
- the phc3 gene encoding polyhomeotic-like protein 3 translates to MDRRSPGDRQADTSKTVTTAASSSVVTMATASSSAQPPSTSLSIIPPDSQAVQVIQHAMHRPQSMAAQYLHQMYAAQQQHFMLQTAALQQHQHPAHLQSLAAIQQASVCQRSPSSSTGSLVQAAGVSQNSITLPASPVTARLIGRTQTSTAGAATISQQAMLLGNRPASCNQAQMYLRTQMLILTPAATVAAIQSDLPTVTSCSSLPTSSQNLALRAHLPGALATAHSVILKPSTESQALPAAASLSKTPVCGLKSTQLTDGSTETAPSDAAPLVSGPQIITPAYPPVQTHTLVKQQLSCPVGQQVAHHQLIVQQATGGAPSSRQLQPIALRVAPRDTHSNPLPLSVKRLTASSTHSQLRNEPPALSSSSSPLVTSVLASSPQTSVPAAAVQPQPPPLVAAPQRRTSFPQSQQPPPPPPPLILPRLPQNPPASLHRVSLHSVRALAVQSGQVLLTERELPVAEALVQMPYQNLPPPQTVAVDLKVHPVKHNETPPLGQKCNVNSLSSEERKDPPSSEQDGTATPPKLNGSAVTGSSSITPSHSVIRSPQVEESSQLTTTDNSGNSGTNNPPPPPPSPLPPPLLPASARVPSQPPSAPASLPGSPKRSTHVLTHLVEGFVIKEGLEPFPVGRSSLLSEQQASLPEPQDVPTNGDAADDSPLDADQSDSSDSEMENDGPTGEVAELGDSVPDVLQCEYCGSSGYARTFLRSKRFCSMSCVRRFSVSCTKRITVLRAARLVHRPVGRRGRPPSRVNGASREHFVMQAHRSFGSKETQQGSPREEDEHHEEEEEEEEEEEPPVPMTTRLRKQAERAQERVREQRTLETIIVSDTEEDVSCPSQWNVEQVFSYVSTLPGGADVAEEFRSQEIDGQALLLLTEDHLVSTMNLKLGPALKLCAHINSLKDA, encoded by the exons ATGGACAGGCGGAGCCCAggagacagacaggcagacacCAGTAAGACAGTAACCACTGCAGCATCATCATCTGtcgtcaccatggcaacagccAGTTCCAGCGCCCAGCCGCCCTCTACCTCCCTCAGCATCATCCCACCAGACAGCCAAGCAGTCCAG GTGATCCAACATGCCATGCACAGACCTCAGAGCATGGCAGCCCAGTACCTGCATCAGATGTACGCAGCCCAGCAGCAGCACTTCATGCTGCAGACAGCAGCCCTGCAGCAGCACCAGCATCCCGCACATCTGCAGAGTCTGGCCGCCATCCAGCAG GCTTCAGTCTGTCAGAGGTCACCTTCTTCTTCAACGGGCAGtttggttcaggctgctggtgtttCCCAAAACTCA ATAACTTTACCAGCATCTCCAGTGACCGCAAGGCTGATTGGTCGAACTCAGACATCCACTGCCGGCGCAGCCACAATATCTCAGCAGGCCATGCTTCTAGGAAACAGACCTGCCAGCTGTAACCAAGCTCAGATGTACCTTCGAACTCAGATG CTGATTCTAACTCCTGCAGCCACAGTAGCTGCAATTCAGTCAGACCTCCCCACTGTGACCTCCTGCTCCTCATTACCTACCTCCTCTCAG AATCTGGCTCTGCGTGCCCATTTGCCGGGAGCTCTGGCTACAGCCCACAGCGTCATCTTAAAGCCTTCCACCGAGTCCCAGGCCCTGCCTGCAGCCGCCTCCTTGTCCAAGACTCCAGTCTGTGGGCTGAAGAGCACCCAACTGACTGATGGCTCAACAGAAACAGCGCCATCTGATGCCGCCCCGTTGGTGTCAGGACCCCAGATTATAACCCCAG CCTACCCTCCAGTGCAAACCCACACTCTAGTCAAGCAGCAGCTGTCCTGTCCAGTTGGCCAGCAGGTGGCGCACCACCAGCTCATCGTCCAGCAGGCCACAGGAGGGGCTCCCAGCAGCAGACAGTTGCAACCAATTGCCCTCAGAGTAGCACCCCGAGATACCCACTCCAATCCTCTTCCTCTGTCGGTTAAAAGACTAACCGCCTCCAGCACCCACTCACAACTACGAAACGAGCCCCCAGCCctgtcttcttcttcctccccaTTAGTCACCAGCGTGCTTGCATCATCACCTCAGACTTCAGTCCCAGCTGCTGCCGTTCAgcctcagccacctcctctggTGGCTGCGCCACAGCGTCGGACCTCATTCCCACAGAGCCAGCAGCCTccgcctccccctcctcctctgatTCTCCCCAGGCTGCCCCAGAACCCCCCGGCCTCCCTTCACAGGGTGTCCCTGCACTCAGTCCGGGCTTTGGCTGTCCAATCAGGACAGGTACTGCTAACGGAACGGGAACTGCCTGTGGCGGAGGCTCTGGTCCAGATGCCCTACCAGAACCTGCCACCTCCTCAGACGGTGGCTGTTGATCTGAAAGTGCATCCAGTCAAACACAATGAAACTCCACCC tTGGGGCAAAAGTGCAACGTGAACAGTCTGAGCTCAGAGGAGAGGAAAGATCCTCCAAGTTCAGAACAAGACGGGACCGCTACACCACCCAAGCTAAATGGTTCAG CAGTGACGGGTTCATCCTCCATCACCCCCAGCCACTCGGTGATCAGGTCACCACAGGTGGAGGAGTCCTCCCAGCTCACGACCACTGACAATAGCGGCAACAGTGGCACCAACaaccctcctcctccaccaccttcTCCTTTacctcctcccctcctccctGCTTCAGCAAGAGTCCCCAGCCAGCCTCCTTCTGCCCCTGCCAGCCTCCCGGGAAGCCCCAAGAGGTCAACCCACGTCCTCACACACCTCGTGGAGGGCTTTGTCATCAAAGAGGGCCTGGAGCCGTTCCCG GTGGGTCGGTCATCACTGTTATCAGAGCAGCAGGCTTCCCTTCCAGAACCCCAGGACGTACCGACCAATGGGGACGCAGCAGACGACAGTCCTCTGGATGCTGACCAGTCAGATTCATCTGACTCTGAGATGGAAAATGATGGCCCTACAGGAGAAG TTGCAGAGCTCGGGGATAGTGTGCCAGACGTGTTGCAGTGTGAATACTGTGGAAGCAGCGGCTACGCTCGCACGTTTCTGCGCTCCAAACGCTTCTGCTCCATGTCGTGTGTCCGAag GTTCAGTGTGAGCTGCACCAAACGTATCACGGTGCTGCGTGCAGCTCGCCTGGTTCACAGGCCTGTGGGAAGGAGAGGACGACCCCCCAGCCGAGTCAACGGAGCCTCCAGAGAGCACTTCGTGATGCAG GCTCACAGGTCATTTGGCTCCAAAGAGACCCAACAGGGTTCACCGAGAGAGGAAGATGAGCAtcacgaggaggaggaggaggaggaagaggaggaagaaccTCCCGTTCCCATGACGACCAGGCTTCGAAAACAGGCTGAGAGAGCCCAAGAGAGGGTGAGGGAGCAGAGGACCTTAGAAACAATCATCGTTTCAGACACAGAAGAAGATGTCAGCTGTCCGTCTCAGTGGAACGTGGAGCAAGTGTTTTCCTACGTCAGCACCCTGCCAG GTGGTGCTGATGTAGCCGAGGAGTTTCGCTCCCAGGAAATAGATGGGCAGGCTCTGCTGCTTCTCACAGAGGATCACCTGGTCAGCACCATGAACCTTAAACTGGGACCCGCACTGAAGCTTTGTGCGCACATCAACTCCCTCAAAGATGCATAA
- the dapk3 gene encoding death-associated protein kinase 3 gives MAGFRQEDVELYYEMGEELGSGQFAIVRKCKEKSTGVEYAAKFIKKRRLSSSRRGVSREEIEREVNILREIQHSNIITLHDIFENKTDVILILELVSGGELFDFLAEKESLTEEEATQFLKQILDGVQYLHSKRIAHFDLKPENIMLLDKNVPNPRIKLIDFGIAHQIKAGNEFKNIFGTPEFVAPEIVNYEPLGLEADMWSIGVITYILLSGASPFLGETKQETLTNISAVNYDFDEEYFSNTSELAKDFIRRLLVKDPKKRMTIDDSLEHPWIKVIKRRNVRQEDRDHKTERRRLKTTRLKEYTIKSHSSMPPNNTYANFERFSQVLEEIAAAEEGLKELERNQRSCREDVAALLSIYEEKEGWYKEENQSISGDLNHIRQELQRTQTQRKKCQEDARVTMQSANILKRKFGRLENRYEVLAEQVASEVRWVEELVKSISAEKDGLSSGSTP, from the exons ATGGCTGGCTTCAGACAAGAGGATGTTGAGTTGTACTATGAGATGGGAGAGGAGCTGGGGAG TGGACAGTTTGCCATCGTCCGTAAGTGCAAGGAGAAGAGCACAGGCGTCGAGTATGCAGCCAAGTTTATCAAGAAGCGGCGCCTGTCATCCAGCCGGCGGGGGGTGAGCCGGGAAGAGATTGAACGCGAGGTCAACATCCTGCGTGAGATCCAGCACAGCAACATCATCACCCTGCATGACATCTTTGAAAACAAGACGGATGTGATCCTGATCCTGGAGCTGGTGTCTGGAGGAGAGCTGTTCGACTTCCTGGCAGAGAAAGAATCTCTGACCGAGGAGGAGGCCACGCAATTTCTCAAGCAGATCTTGGACGGCGTTCAGTATCTCCACTCCAAACGCATCGCTCACTTCGACCTCAAG cCTGAGAATATCATGCTGCTGGACAAGAATGTCCCCAACCCCCGGATCAAGCTGATAGACTTTGGGATCGCTCATCAGATCAAAGCTGGAAACGAGTTCAAGAACATCTTTGGAACACCAGAGTTTGTTG CACCAGAAATAGTCAACTACGAGCCACTTGGACTGGAGGCAGACATGTG GAGCATTGGTGTCATCACGTATATTCT GTTGAGCGGTGCCTCGCCGTTTCTGGGCGAGACCAAACAAGAGACGCTGACCAACATCTCAGCTGTCAACTACGACTTCGATGAGGAGTATTTCAGCAACACCAGCGAGCTGGCGAAGGACTTCATACGCCGTTTGCTAGTCAAGGATCCTAA GAAAAGAATGACAATTGATGACAGTCTTGAGCACCCCTGGATTAAG GTGATTAAGAGGCGGAACGTACGCCAGGAGGACAGAGATCACAAGACTGAACGCCGGCGCCTGAAGACTACTCGTCTCAAGGAGTATACCATCAAGTCCCACTCCAGCATGCCTCcgaacaacacctacgccaacTTTGAGCGCTTCTCCCAGGTGCTCGAGGAGATTGCGGCGGCCGAGGAAGGCCTGAAGGAGTTGGAGCGCAACCAGCGGTCTTGCCGCGAGGACGTGGCGGCGTTGCTGTCGATATATGAGGAGAAGGAGGGGTGGTACAAGGAAGAGAACCAGAGCATCTCTGGCGACCTGAACCACATCCGCCAAGAGCTGCAGCGCACGCAGACGCAGCGCAAGAAGTGCCAGGAGGACGCACGGGTCACTATGCAGTCGGCCAACATCCTCAAGCGCAAGTTCGGGCGCCTGGAGAACCGCTACGAGGTCCTGGCCGAGCAGGTGGCCTCCGAGGTCCGCTGGGTGGAGGAGCTGGTGAAGTCGATATCGGCAGAGAAGGACGGCCTCAGCTCTGGCAGCACGCCGTGA